CCAGCTTTCTTCTACGGCCTTACGCCGGCGCAAGAGATTTCGGTCGACATAGAGCCTGGCAAGGCGCTGATCATCAGCTATTTGGCGACCAGCGACGCGGACGAGGACGGCAACCGCACGATCTTTTTCGAACTCAATGGCCAGCCTCGCACGGTGAAGGTAGCCGACAGGGCCCTGGCCGCGAGCGGCCGTATCCGTCGTAAAGCGGATGAAACCGACCCGGGACAGGTCGGCGCACCCATGCCCGGCATGATCGTCAGCCTCTCGGTGGCGGCCGGGGAAACGGTGGAAAACGGCCAGCGCCTTTTCACCATCGAAGCCATGAAGATGGAAACCGCGGTCTATGCCGAGACGGCCGGTATGGTGACAGAGATCGTCATCGGGCCCGGTCATCGGGTGGATAGTCACGACCTGATTCTGACCATGGAACCCGTGGGTTAGGGCCTTTACGTTCTGTGCCTTCCATTTATTCCATTCATCGCAGGAATCCTAATACCTCGGGATTCCGAGGAAGGAATTCTGTCAAAGCTCGTGGTTTACTCGATCAAACGTGATGACCCGAAACGGCGCGTTCGCAATACGAAGGTAAGGGGTTCGACTCTCCTCGGCCTCACCATCCCGTCTTTCCGCCTACATTTGGGACGCTGGCGGCGAAGGAACTTCCCGATCACTCCGGCGACAAGTGAGGACACTTGCGCCCTACACCTGTCGGAGACCAGGCCTCATACGAAATACTGGAATTCAAGGAACAGGCAGCCGTCCTTCGAATGAAAGGGGCCGTGTGGCGTGCCCGGCGGTCGGCAGGCATAGGAGGGGGGCTCGTAGAGGGTACCGCCGACCTCGATGGCACCGTCGATGAGATAGACCTCTTCCCAATATTCGTGGACAAACTGGTCGGGGACGGTCGCCCCGGGCCGGAACCGGACAAGCCGTGTGCGAACTCCCACGCCGGCTTTTTCGTCGAGGACCCCCGACAACAGCTTTTGTTCGACTCCTGGAGCGGCACCGGGCGCTGGTTCCCAGCCGAGTTGCAGATCGAGCCCGTGAAAGTCGACAGCAGGCTTCGGCATCGTCATCGGGTGGAATTCCTTCGTCACCGGGGATCGCACAAAAGGGCCAAAATGGCCCTTGCCGAACCGCCTGACGGCAAATCGCCGCTGGCCGCGATTACCTCGTCGACGGTATCGTGGCCGGCCGCATTGATCAAGGTTCGTGCCTTCTCGACGAGGGACTCTTTGTTCATCGGGTTTTCTGGGTCGCCAAGCGCGGTGGCGACTTCGCGCGTTCTGGTTTCGCCGGAATCCAGGTGGAGCGTGAGACGGGCTGGATAGCGGACGGGGAAGGCGCCGGTCATCGCCGGGTCTTCGACCAGTCCAACTTTGGCGGCCAAGGCTAGAACTTCTCTGTCCGCGATCGCCGCCGGAGCGAAATCACCCAGGCTGGGAGCGCCCCTTAATAGGGCGAGGGCTGTGCAGAATTGCAGGCTAAACCGCCCCTCGTGTGGCGTCATTGGGTGGGTCCGGTCGCAGAAGTCAATGGCCTGTGCGTAGGTGGCAACCTCGATCTTGGCAATCACGCTGGGAGCGATCTCGTCCCGCATCTTCAGCGCCACTTCGATCGCCGGATGGACATGGCGGCAGGCGGGCCAAGGCTTGAAACTGACGTCGTGGATGCGCCACGGCCCGTCGGCATCTGCGGTGACTTCGGCCGCCTGCGCCCCCGGCGCGGTCGCTGTGAAGAAGCCGTGCGAGCCTTCGAGAATCTCCGCCGGTCCGCGCAGGCCGCAAGCCGCGAGCTCAGCGGCAATCACGCCCGATTGCGCAGCGCGGCCGGCCAGCACCTGCTTGCTGTCGGTGGACTCGATCCGGCATTGCCAAAGCCCCGCCGTCTGTTCGCCGGCGTGGCCGAGGGCGTCGATTGTTACGTCGGTCCCCAGCCCGCGAAGATCGGAGACCGCCGCGGCGGCGCCGAATACACCGCAGGTCGCCGTATTATACCAAAGTGCGTAGTGGCCCGTGCCCGCCGCCGCGCCGATGCGGATCGCCGCTTCGTACCCGCGAACGACGGCGTCGAGGAAAGTGGGGCCTGTGACCGCGTTGTACCCGGCGAAGGCCATTGCCGCCGGCACGACCACGTCGCCGGGATGCACGATCGAGATACGATGGATGTCGTCCATCTCGAAGATGTTGCCAAGGGCGCCGTTGACGAAGGCGGCCATCTCCGGCTGGCGTGTAGCGGCGCCAAGCGTGTAACAGGGGCCCGCGGCACCGGTTCTTCCAAAGGCGCAAATCTTTCGGCCGACTTCGCTGCTGGCGCCAAGGGCAGCGTTCCCGACCCAATCCAGGACGTGTAGCGCCGCCCGGCTGCGAGTCGCGTTGTCGACCGGACGGGCGAGAATGGCGGCGAGATCGCGGGTCAGGCTCATGCGGAGAGCGCCCTGGCCGGAGCGCGCTCGCGCTGCCGGTTCGCGCCCAGCCATTTGCAGCTGCTGACCAACTGGTGCCCTGATTCGGTGACCATGACGCCCCGGCCGGTGCGGTAAAGGAGGTGCGTATTCAGCTCGTATTCGAGGTTCTGGACTTGACGGCCAAGAGCCGCCCGTGGGACCGACAGATAGGCCGCGGCGCATAAGAAACCGCCGAGTTCCGCGACGTTCATGAAATATTCTAGCTGTTTGATGTCGATCATCGTGCGCCTCATCGACTATAGCGCAATACTATATCTGGTTGTCCCTTCTATTAATTCCATCCGCCGCGTAATCCCTGGCCTTTCGCGGTTACGTCTCGTAGCGTCGGGCGATGCGAAAGATCCTGCTTTATCTCGTCGATTTTGCTCTGAGCAACTTCCGAAGCCGCGCCGCGCTACAGCTTGTGGTCATCATCCTGCGTCATCAGCTGGATATTCTTCAACGCACCCGCTCTGCTCGCCTTCGACTCACGCAACTGGACCGGATTCTGTGGCTCTTAATGTATCGCCTCTGGCCTCGCTGTCTCGATGCTGTGGTCATCGTCAAGCCGGAGATGGTGGTCGCCTGGCATCGAAGGGGATTTCGTGCCTTCTGGGCTTGGAAATCACGTCGACGGCGACGAGGGCGTCCACTTGTGCCTTCGGAGGTAAGGGCGCTGATCAGATGGATGTCGCGTGAGAACCCACTGTGGGGCGCGCCACGCGTCCACGGCGAACTCCTCAAGCTCGGTATCGAAATCAGTCAGTCCACTGTCTCCAAATACATGGTCCGGCACCCGAAGCCGCCATCGCAGACCTGGCGGACGTTTCTTCGGAACCATGTGGGTTGCCTGGCATCTGTCGATTTCTTTGTCGTTCCGACGGCCACGTTTGGGCTCTTGTTCGTGTTCATCGTCCTGCACCACGAGCGCCGGCGCATCGTGCATTTCGGTGTAACCGCTCACCCCACGTCGGAATGGACATCGTAACAAATCCGAGAAGCCTTTCCCTGGGACCGTCAGCCTGACTATCTGATCCGAGATCGCGATGCGTCTTATGGAACCATGTTTCGATCGCGGCTTCAGGCCCTCGGAATCAACGAAGTCGTCACCGCGCCAAGATCGCCCTGGTAGAATGCCTATGCAGAACGAGTGATCGGATCGATCCGGCGTGAATGCCTGGATCACACGATCATTATGAATGAAGAACAGCTCCGGAAGGTGTTGACGTCCTACGTGGTGTATTACCATCGATCCCGAACTCACCTGTCGCTAGGTAAGGAATGTCCGGAGCCTCGCCCCGCTCAGCCGCCGAGCAAGGGCAAGATCATCGCCATTCCACAAGTCGGCGGGCTTCATAATCGCTACGAGCGGCTGGCTGGCTGACCCACCGCCCGGTTCCTATTGTCGATCAGAATGCGCCCCGTCGAGCCTTCGACGACGACCGGACCGATCCCTGTCACCGTCGCCGGTCATCGCGCCTGGCCAATAGACGAAACCTCTCCCACTCCAGTGATCCGGCCCCCAAATTGACCACCCAGTGAGCAACGAGTTCCAACCCAGCGGCGGCCTGCCCGCCAAACCTATCCAGACGAATTAATTGGAAGGGACAAGGATCTCGACCCGGTCGATTGCCCGCCTACCTCTTCCTCGGCCGTTTCGTCTTCCTGCGCGGCTTGATCTTGCGTCCGAGTGCGTCGCTCCTCAGCACGCTTCTCACCGTCTCGCCCTCGAAGGCCTTGACCGCGACGACCATGGTCGCCATCAACGGCTTCAGGCCCTTCTGGCGCTCGGCGGCGCGAGCCGCCAGCTTCGCGAAGCGCTCGATCGTCTCGCCGTCGATCTTCGCCTCCAGCACCTCGTAGTTGGTGTGCAGCTTGACCCAGGGATCGAGCAGCTCGACCGCGATCCCGAACGCCTCGTCGTCCTCCGTCATGAGCTGGCCGAGCGCGGCCGCCCGGGTCCGGAGGAGGTGCTGGATGATCTGCCCGGCGGGGGATTTCTCCATGATCTCGTAGCGCATCTTGCGCACCTGCCGTTCCTTGTGGCGCAGCAGGCGGCTGTCCGCGGCCGCGCCCGCCAGGCGCGCCTCGCCGGAGAAGGCCGTTGCGATGATCGAGCGCAGCACGCAGGTGCACACGGTGGTAATATTGAGGTTGCCGAACACGGCGTTAATGTCGTTGCCGAGCGTCACCGGGGTGCCGTTAATCGTGCCGCCGGCGAACAGCAGGCCGACCACCGGGCGGGTATCCTCGAGCTCGCCGACCGCCTGGTCGAAGATCAACGAGCCCGAATCCCCGGAGTCGCTGAAGACGTTGCCGTCGGTCGAGGTGACGATGAAGCTGTTGGCGATCCGCCCGAGGCGCGTCTGGCTGCGATAGGTGACGTTGAAGGTACCGCCGACCGAGGTGATACTCCCGTTCGTCGTCAGGTCCGTCGTCCGGCCGCGTTTCTGCACGTTCAGGCCGACCGCCGGCGCCAGAACTTCGTAGATCGCCGGTCCAATGGCGATGACGTCGTCGGTTCGCTCGACCTCGATGGTGCCGACGGCGGCGTCGACCTGGGTGACGGCCGGCAGGGGAGCGCCCGCCACGTTCGCCACCGTGGTCAGCGTGATGTCCCGCTTCAACTCACCGATGACGTCGCCGGGCAGGACTCCGCCGTCGAGCCGGCCCGGCTGGACCACCCGGCGCGCTGCCGGCATCGTGTCGAGGTTGGAGATCACGTGGTTGTTGGTCAGCAGCACGATGCTGTCGTCGGTGTTGTCGCAGGCCCAGCCGCCGAGCGTGCCGGCCGAGACGCTCGCTTCCGGGCCGATGCTGCAGCCGCCCGGAACCGGGCGGTATCGCGCGGGATCAACCCCGGCATCGGGGATCTCCATCTCGATGACGTCGGTGGCGACCGCGCCGACCTCGCGGGCCTCGAGCCGGCGTGGCACGAGCGCGCGGCTGGCCAGCCGGTCCTTCGGGATCTTGCGGGTGACGAAGATCTGGACCGCGATTTCCTTGGTCCATTGGCCACCTTTCCGGCGCAGGCCGGAGGCGACACCGAAAACGTTCGGCAGGCTAAGCAGTTGATCCGAGAATTGTTCCTGTGCGCAGAGCGCGCGCACAACCTTGTCGACGTTGGCCATGGGTCCTCTCCTCTGCTTGATTTCCGGTCACCCGAGAAATCGGCGACCCCGTCTATGAACGCCCGCCTGGAGCAGATCCGGGTTGATTGGCATCGCCTTCGGCGATCAATCAGTACGGCGAATCTGCTCTATCTATTTGATATTAGAGCGGATTCACGATTTCGTTCAGACCCGCACAGCGGGTTTGATCAAACTCGATCCGCTCTAGCGCGCAACGTCACCGCCCGGTTCAGGCGGTGCCTTGCGCGCTAGGCGTCGTCATGCTTATCAGCTCCACCGGCGCACCGGCGACGAGCGTATCAACTCCTTGTCGAATCACCTCCCGGTCACTTGAGGGGGAAACGAAGATCTGGATCACGGGTTCGTCCGCGAACAACCCGAGGCCGATGCCGATCACACCGTCGATCGCCATCAGCGCGTCCCGGTGTTCGTCAAGGATTTTCGCAAGCTTTCGATCGGTCACCTGACGCCGCTCCGCCTAGGCCGGCCCTCACGCCGGATCTTCGCATCGCCCCTGACGACCCAAGCCCCCGATCATCCATAGGCTACCACAGCAAACCACTGTCGTCCTGGAGAATCCGATCCCTTGCGAGGGGATCGCATGCACTGTGTCCTCGGCCTCGAGGTTGTCCTGGATCTTCGCCAGCCGCACCACAAACACCGTCGCCGACTATCCCGGCGCCATCGCTTCGCGCGGCGCCATCGCCTCGAAGGCCAGCGGGTTCGGGTCGATCAGGTCCCAGGGCGCGGCCTGGTCGGTGTAGACGACCATCTGCGGCTTGAAGGCGGTCGGGTCGTCGAGGCTCGAATCGTGCAGGAAGAGCAGGTCGGGCATGCCCGAGTTCGCATAATTGCGGGGACACCTGTCGTTTCTGAAAATTTGGATTCTAGATGCTGTAACGATATCCGGAGGAATAACTCGAGCTATGTTGACAGCTTTCGAGGGGAGGAGGACTTGATGATTTTTCCGAGGGAAGCCGGTCAAGCGGCGGACACTGGTTGAGCACCCAGACGATGGCAGAAGGTTGGGCTCGAGCCCCGGTCGTCTCGTGCTACACGTCAGCCGATTTCGTCAGCTATGCGGCCAAGCGTTCGTAGCGATGATGGAGCCCACCGACCTCGGGAAGGGCAACGATTGGACCGTCGTTGTTGCTCGCCGGCGATCTCGGTTCGGGCGCATCCTTGTCCAAGGCAAGGTGCGTGCGGGTTTGGTTGTGGTAGGCGAGATAGGATTTGAGAACGCGCCTGAGCTGTCGATCGTTCACGGCGATGATGTGATCCAGACATTCCCGTCGGACAGAGCCGATGAGACATTCGACGTAGCCATTCTGCCACGGTGATCTGGGCGCGGTCGGTGCATCATTGATCGCCATCATCGTCAGGCGATTGCGGAATACTCGACCATAGGTCCGATGGCGGTCCCGAATGAGAAACCGCGGCGCCGTGTCCCACGGAAAGGCCTCAGTGATTTGTTGGGCGGTCTATTCCGCCGATGGGTTGGTGGTGATGCCGAAATGCACAATGCGCCGCCGTTCATGGCTGAGGACGACGAGCACGAAGAGGATCTTGAAGGTCAACGTTGGGACAACAAGGAAGTCGATTGAAGCAGTACAATCCATGTGATTACGGAGGAATGATTTCCTACTCTGATCGGGATCCGTAGGACGGCAAGGCATGTATTTGGACACAGTCGACTGACTGATCTCGAAGCCGAGCTTCAGGAGTTCCCCGTGGATGCGCGGCGCGCCCCACAACGGATTGTCCGAGCACATTCGCCGGATCAGCGCCGGAGCTCGACAGTCGCCTTTGGCCGTCCTTTGTGTGATCTCGACTTCCATCGCCAATAGGTCTTGAACCCCTCTCGATGCCAGCGCATCGGTGTCTTCGGGTGCACGATTCGGATCGACTGGGCGATCCTCGGCCAAAATCAAAGCAGTAGCGTGAACACGGGCGCTTCGCGGGTCCGTCATGGACTCAATTCGAACCTGATGAAATCGAAAGACGGGATGGTGGAGCCGAGGGGAATCGAACCCCTGACCTTCGCATTGCGAACGCGACGCTCTCCCAACTGAGCTACGGCCCCGCCCTGCGTCCGGCCGCGCCAGAGAGCGGCGAACGGCGCGGATAATGTGGGCCGACGCGGGGCCATGTCAAGCGCTTGCGCGGGCCCATCACTGCCGTTAGGTTGCAGGCGGCTGACGATTGCCGGCGGAGGGGAACATGATGTCCGTGGTGGGCCTGATCGACCTGATCCTGCAGCTCTACACCTGGGTGGTGATCGCCTATGTCATCCTCACCTGGCTGGTTCAGTTCAATGTCGTCAACCGCCAAAATCAATTCGTCAACAGCGCCGGCGACTTCCTGAGCCGTGCCACCGAGCCGGCGCTGGCGCCGATCCGCCGCGTCGTCCCCTATCTCGGCGGCATCGACATCTCGCCGGTGGTCCTGCTGCTGCTGCTGTGGCTGGCGCGCAGCCTGTTGTGGGAATACGGCCCGGCGATGGGATGAGGCGGTGGCCGGTGACGCCGCCGGTCCTTTCCATGCCGTCGATGGCGGCGTCCGCATTGCCGTCCGCCTGACGCCGAAAGCGGCCCACAACCGGGTTCAAGGGATCGCCGTCGATGGCGCCGGTGCATCGGCGCTCAGGGTCTCGGTCACCGCCGTTGCCGAAAAAGGCCAGGCCAACGCGGCGCTGATCCGCCTGTTGGCGCGCGAATGGCGGGTCGCCAGGCGCGACCTCGAAATCGTCGCCGGCCACCATGATCGCCGCAAGGTTCTGCATCTCGCCGGCGACCCGAAAACGGGCCTCGCTTTGCTGACCGGCTGGTTCGCCGAGCGCCGCCGCAACGAATGAACGGGTCCCGGCCCGACAGAGTCGCGCTTGGGCGGCCCCCGCGTCGCCCAACCCGCAACAGAATTGATTCGACATGAGCACAGAGTGCTCTAGAACGGTCGCCGTTTCGCAACGCCGGCGG
This region of Alphaproteobacteria bacterium genomic DNA includes:
- a CDS encoding DUF167 domain-containing protein: MAGDAAGPFHAVDGGVRIAVRLTPKAAHNRVQGIAVDGAGASALRVSVTAVAEKGQANAALIRLLAREWRVARRDLEIVAGHHDRRKVLHLAGDPKTGLALLTGWFAERRRNE
- a CDS encoding transposase translates to MAINDAPTAPRSPWQNGYVECLIGSVRRECLDHIIAVNDRQLRRVLKSYLAYHNQTRTHLALDKDAPEPRSPASNNDGPIVALPEVGGLHHRYERLAA
- a CDS encoding cupin; its protein translation is MTMPKPAVDFHGLDLQLGWEPAPGAAPGVEQKLLSGVLDEKAGVGVRTRLVRFRPGATVPDQFVHEYWEEVYLIDGAIEVGGTLYEPPSYACRPPGTPHGPFHSKDGCLFLEFQYFV
- a CDS encoding MmgE/PrpD family protein, yielding MSLTRDLAAILARPVDNATRSRAALHVLDWVGNAALGASSEVGRKICAFGRTGAAGPCYTLGAATRQPEMAAFVNGALGNIFEMDDIHRISIVHPGDVVVPAAMAFAGYNAVTGPTFLDAVVRGYEAAIRIGAAAGTGHYALWYNTATCGVFGAAAAVSDLRGLGTDVTIDALGHAGEQTAGLWQCRIESTDSKQVLAGRAAQSGVIAAELAACGLRGPAEILEGSHGFFTATAPGAQAAEVTADADGPWRIHDVSFKPWPACRHVHPAIEVALKMRDEIAPSVIAKIEVATYAQAIDFCDRTHPMTPHEGRFSLQFCTALALLRGAPSLGDFAPAAIADREVLALAAKVGLVEDPAMTGAFPVRYPARLTLHLDSGETRTREVATALGDPENPMNKESLVEKARTLINAAGHDTVDEVIAASGDLPSGGSARAILALLCDPR
- a CDS encoding YggT family protein; translated protein: MMSVVGLIDLILQLYTWVVIAYVILTWLVQFNVVNRQNQFVNSAGDFLSRATEPALAPIRRVVPYLGGIDISPVVLLLLLWLARSLLWEYGPAMG
- a CDS encoding LysR family transcriptional regulator gives rise to the protein MIDIKQLEYFMNVAELGGFLCAAAYLSVPRAALGRQVQNLEYELNTHLLYRTGRGVMVTESGHQLVSSCKWLGANRQRERAPARALSA